The Manis javanica isolate MJ-LG chromosome 4, MJ_LKY, whole genome shotgun sequence genome contains a region encoding:
- the PINK1 gene encoding serine/threonine-protein kinase PINK1, mitochondrial, translating to MAVRQALGRGLQLGRALLLRFTAKPGPAYGWGRPERPGPAAGWCRGERPGQAAGPGAEPRKLGLGLPERYRFFRQSVAGLAARLQRQFVVRARGGLGPGGRAVFLAFGLGLGLIEEKQAEGRRAASACQEIQSIFTQKNKLLPDPLDTGRSQGFQLEEYLIGRPLGKGCSAAVYEATMPVLPRKLEVAKNLRLLPGRGPDTIPRDEEEDRTPRDSVFPLAIKMMWNISAGSSSEAIFSTMSQELVPASRVALAGEYGAVACRKPERGPKQLAPHPNIIRVFRAFTSSVPLLPGALADYPAVLPPCLHPEGLGHRRTLFLVMKNYPCTLRQYLRVNTPGPRLATMMTLQLLEGVDHLVQQGVAHRDLKSDNILVELDADGCPWLVITDFGCCLADERIGLQLPFTSFYVDRGGNGCLMAPEVSTACPGPKAVIDYSKADAWAVGALAYEIFGLPNPFYGQGKAPFESRSYQEAQLPALPMSVPLDMRQLVRSLLQRDVSKRPSARVAANVLHLSLWGEHTLALKNLKLDKMIGWLLQQSAATLLANSLTKKSCVETKMKMLFLANLEFEALCHAALLLCSWRAAL from the exons ATGGCGGTGCGACAGGCTCTGGGCCGGGGCCTGCAGCTGGGTCGGGCGCTGTTGCTGCGCTTCACGGCCAAGCcgggcccggcctacggctggGGGCGGCCTGAGCGGCCGGGCCCCGCGGCGGGCTGGTGCCGCGGAGAGCGCCCGGGCCAGGCCGCGGGGCCCGGCGCGGAGCCGCGCAAGCTCGGGCTCGGGCTCCCCGAGCGCTACCGCTTCTTCCGCCAGTCGGTGGCCGGGCTGGCGGCGCGGCTCCAGCGGCAGTTCGTGGTGCGGGCCCGGGGCGGCTTAGGCCCTGGAGGCCGGGCCGTCTTTCTGGCCTtcgggctggggctgggcctcatcgaggagaagcaggcagagggcaggcgggCAGCCTCGGCTTGTCAGGAGATCCAG TCAATTTTTACCCAGAAAAACAAGCTGCTGCCTGACCCATTGGACACTGGACGGTCACAGGGCTTCCAGTTAGAGGAGTACCTGATAGGGCGGCCCCTGGGCAAGGGCTGCAGTGCTGCTGTGTACGAAGCCACCATGCCTGTGTTGCCCCGGAAGCTCGAGGTGGCAAAGAACCTAAGGCTTCTTCCAGGGAGGGGCCCAGATACCATTCCGCGGGACGAAGAGGAGGACCGGACCCCACGAGACTCTGTCTTTCCCTTAGCCATCAAGATGATGTGGAACATCTCG GCGGGGTCttccagtgaagccatctttAGCACCATGAGCCAGGAGCTGGTCCCAGCTAGCAGAGTGGCCTTGGCGGGGGAGTATGGAGCAGTCGCTTGCAG AAAACCCGAGAGAGGTCCCAAGCAACTGGCCCCTCACCCCAATATCATCCGGGTCTTCCGCGCCTTCACCTCGTCTGTACCACTGCTGCCAGGAGCCCTGGCCGACTATCCTGCTGTGCTGCCCCCATGTCTTCATCCCGAGGGCCTGGGCCACAGGCGGACGCTTTTCCTCGTTATGAAGAA CTACCCCTGTACCCTGCGCCAGTACCTGCGGGTGAACACCCCAGGCCCCCGCCTCGCCACCATGATGACCTTGCAGCTCTTGGAAGGGGTGGACCATCTGGTTCAACAGGGCGTTGCACACAGAGACTTAAAATCTGACAACATTCTCGTGGAGTTGGATGCAG ATGGCTGCCCCTGGTTGGTGATCACAGATTTTGGTTGCTGCCTGGCAGATGAGCGCATTGGCCTGCAGTTGCCTTTCACCAGCTTCTATGTGGATCGTGGTGGAAACGGCTGCCTGATGGCTCCAGAG GTGTCCACAGCCTGCCCTGGCCCCAAGGCGGTGATTGACTACAGCAAGGCTGATGCCTGGGCAGTGGGAGCACTCGCCTACGAGATCTTTGGGCTCCCCAATCCCTTCTATGGCCAGGGCAAGGCCCCCTTTGAAAGCCGCAGTTACCAAGAGGCTCAGCTGCCTGCGCTCCCCATGTCAGTGCCTCTAGACATGAGACAGCTGGTGAGGTCACTGCTCCAGCGGGACGTCAGCAAG AGACCATCTGCCCGGGTAGCTGCTAATGTGCTTCATTTAAGCCTCTGGGGTGAACACACTCTAGCCCTGAAGAATCTGAAACTAGACAAGATGATTGGCTGGCTCCTCCAACAATCAGCTGCTACTCTGTTGGCCAACAGTCTTACTAAGAAGAGCTGTgtagaaacaaaaatgaagatgTTATTTCTGGCCAACCTGGAGTTTGAAGCGCTGTGCCACGCAGccctcctcctctgctcctgGAGGGCAGCCCTGTGA
- the DDOST gene encoding dolichyl-diphosphooligosaccharide--protein glycosyltransferase 48 kDa subunit, giving the protein MEPCTVSRAWYLLWLLLFLLSLVCASGPRTLVLLDNLNLRETHSLFFRSLKDRGFELTFKTADDPSLSLIKYGEFLYDNLIIFSPSVEDFGGNINVETISTFIDGGGSVLVAASSDIGDPLRELGSECGIEFDEEKTAVIDHHNFDISDLGQHTLVVADTENLLKAPTIVGKSSLNPILFRGVGMVADPDNPLVLDILTGSSTSYSFFPDKPITQYPHAVGKNTLLIAGLQARNNARVIFSGSLDFFSDTFFNSAVQKAAPGSQRYSQTGNYELAVALSRWVFKEEGVLRVGPVSHHRVGEPAPPNAYTVTDLVEYSIVIEQLSSGRWVPFDGDDIQLEFVRIDPFVRTFLKRKGGKYSVQFKLPDVYGVFQFKVDYNRLGYTHLYSSTQVSVRPLQHTQYERFIPSAYPYYASAFSMMLGLFIFSIVFLHMKEKEKSD; this is encoded by the exons ATGGAGCCCTGTACAGTGTCCCGTGCTTGGTACCTCTTGTGGCTGCTGCTGTTCTTGCTTAGCTTAGTCTGCGCTAGCGGCCCCCGCACCTTAGTGCTGCTGGACAATCTCAACCTGCGGGAAACGCATTCGCTTTTTTTCCGAAGCCTTAAAG ACCGGGGCTTTGAACTCACGTTCAAGACTGCAGATGACCCCAGCCTGTCCCTCATTAAGTACGGAGAGTTCCTCTATGACAATCTGATCATCTTCTCCCCCTCGGTAGAAG ATTTTGGAGGCAACATCAATGTGGAGACCATCAGTACCTTTATTGACGGTGGAGGCAGTGTCCTGGTAGCTGCCAGCTCAGACATTG GTGACCCTCTTCGAGAGCTGGGAAGTGAGTGTGGGATCGAGTTTGATGAGGAGAAAACAGCAGTCATTGACCATCACAACTTTGACATTTCGGACCTTGGCCAG CATACGCTCGTCGTGGCTGACACTGAGAACCTGCTGAAGGCCCCGACCATTGTCGGGAAATCATCTCTAAATCCCATCCTCTTCCGAGGTGTTGG GATGGTGGCCGATCCTGACAATCCTTTGGTGTTGGACATCCTGACGGGCTCCTCCACCTCTTACTCCTTCTTCCCGGATAAACCCATCACCCAG TATCCCCATGCAGTGGGCAAGAACACCCTCCTGATTGCTGGGCTGCAGGCCAGGAACAATGCCCGGGTCATCTTCAGTGGCTCCCTTGACTTCTTCAGCGACACCTTCTTCAACTCAGCAGTGCAGAAGGCCGCGCCTGGCTCCCAGAG GTATTCCCAGACCGGCAACTATGAGCTGGCCGTGGCCCTCTCCCGCTGGGTGTTCAAGGAGGAGGGCGTCCTCCGTGTGGGGCCTGTGTCCCATCATCGGGTGGGCGAGCCCGCCCCACCCAATGCCTACACCGTCACTGACCTGGTG GAGTACAGCATCGTGATCGAGCAGCTCTCAAGTGGCAGGTGGGTCCCCTTTGATGGCGATGACATTCAGCTGGAGTTTGTCCGCATCGATCCTTTCGTGAGGACCTTCCTGAAGAGGAAAG GCGGCAAATACAGCGTCCAGTTCAAGTTGCCTGACGTGTATGGTGTGTTCCAGTTTAAGGTGGATTACAACCGGCTAGGCTACACCCACCTGTACTCGTCCACTCAG GTGTCAGTGAGGCCACTGCAGCACACGCAGTATGAGCGCTTCATCCCCTCGGCTTATCCCTACTATGCCAGCGCCTTCTCCATGATGCTGGGGCTCTTCATCTTCAGCATTGTCTTCTTACacatgaaggagaaggagaagtcTGACTGA